One Rhodospirillales bacterium DNA window includes the following coding sequences:
- a CDS encoding DMT family transporter → MALPRSGLGAALVLLLPAVSILSGVDGMAKYLSGIGYSVLQIVWARYVFQTLLTFPFAWRKHGRALLRPTDLPAQAARSLLHATSTFLIFMAFARMPLADAIAIFFVYPFVVTAVAPLMLGERAGWRRWVACIVGFPGTLFVIKPDFGGLEAGAIFSIAGSIAFAFYILLTRRVALSTDATMTIFLQGLVAAVALSFVVALDWRMPDPGVWLLLVALGAVSALGHFMIIRAYTHAPASLLAPFGYFEIVAATIIGLTVFGDFPDAWSWLGIAIIVASGIYISWRERRVTAST, encoded by the coding sequence ATGGCGCTGCCGCGCAGCGGGCTCGGGGCCGCGCTTGTTCTGTTGCTGCCGGCCGTCTCGATCCTGTCGGGCGTCGACGGGATGGCGAAGTATCTCTCCGGCATCGGCTATTCCGTTCTCCAGATCGTCTGGGCACGTTATGTCTTCCAGACCCTGCTGACCTTTCCCTTCGCCTGGCGCAAACACGGTCGTGCGCTGTTGCGTCCGACCGACCTGCCCGCACAGGCGGCCCGCAGCCTGCTGCACGCCACCTCGACCTTTCTGATCTTCATGGCCTTCGCCCGCATGCCGCTGGCTGACGCCATCGCGATCTTCTTCGTCTATCCCTTCGTCGTCACCGCGGTCGCGCCGTTGATGCTGGGCGAGCGGGCCGGCTGGCGTCGCTGGGTCGCCTGCATCGTCGGCTTTCCGGGCACGCTCTTCGTCATCAAGCCCGACTTCGGCGGGCTTGAGGCCGGCGCGATCTTCTCGATCGCGGGCAGCATCGCCTTTGCCTTCTACATCCTGCTCACCCGCCGCGTGGCACTCAGCACCGACGCGACCATGACGATTTTCCTGCAAGGCCTCGTCGCGGCCGTGGCGCTGTCGTTCGTGGTGGCGCTCGACTGGCGCATGCCCGATCCCGGGGTCTGGCTGCTGCTGGTCGCGCTCGGCGCGGTGTCGGCGCTCGGGCATTTCATGATTATCCGCGCCTATACCCACGCCCCGGCCTCGCTCCTGGCGCCCTTCGGCTACTTCGAGATCGTCGCGGCGACGATCATCGGACTTACGGTGTTCGGAGACTTCCCCGATGCCTGGAGCTGGCTCGGCATCGCCATCATCGTGGCGAGCGGGATTTACATCTCTTGGCGCGAGCGTCGCGTCACAGCATCGACTTGA